The DNA segment AACATCAGAAGCACTGATGGCAATTGCTGCCGTGTAGCAGTGCATTGAGAGTCAGGGCCTCTGGCACCTCCATGGGGCTCAGGGTCTGAAGACATGATCCAAACCTGACAACTTGGTGGCAGGTTCTGTGAGCATTCATGATGAAGTTGTGAAAAGGGCTTGGGGTCTAGGAGGATGGCAGCAGAGGTTTCTGCCTCCAGGTGTGAGTGAGGGGCTTTTGAAGTAGGAGAGCAACTAGAAAAAAGGAGTGGCACAGGGACAGAaatttcttttccccattgtttgttcaAGGCCACATGGGTGGAGTCATCAAAGTGGAGGTTTAACCCTGTGACACAAGTTTCCCTGGTTCAGTCAGGCTGACTTTGGGCTTTTCCCACTTCCTTCTGCTACGTACTTCTTCCCCGTTCCTCCTACTGAGGCCATTAACCCTTAGTTGTAATTTTCCGTGAACATGGTTTACATTCTGATGAATTCTGAAAAAGAATGTGGGGTTTCCTTGCAGATGAGTTCATCTGTTGTTTCATTTCCTTTACAATGTAggttttcttctctgtctctttggATTAGTCTGAGTTTTTGGCTCTGTCTACCAAGGATCCCTTTCTTTAGACTTCTATAGATCCCTTTCTATAGAACTTAATCTACTTAGGTCAGGGAGACCACCCAGAAAGAAAGAGCCCATACTTTCAATCTTAGGCATAAGTTAGCTTGATAAGATTTTCAGAAAAATTCCCTTTTAACCACAGAACTCCCCCACTGGAAAAGATTCTGAAAGAAATGAAGTCAGCCCTCAGAAATGAAGTTGACTGCCTGCTGGCTTTCTGTTGACTGGCCTGGAGCTGTACTGCAAGACCCTTGTGAGCTTCCCTAGTCCAAGAGTAGGATGTCTGCTGAGGTCATTCATCAGGTTGAAGAAGCACTTGACACAGATGAGAAGGAGATGCTGCTCTTTTTGTGCCGGGATGTTGCTATAGATGTAGTTCCACCTAATGTCAGGGACCTTCTGGATATTTTACGTGAAAGAGGTAAGCTGTCTGTCGGGGACTTGGCTGAACTGCTCTACAGAGTGAGGCGATTTGACCTGCTCAAACGTATCTTGAAGATGGACAGAAAAGCTGTGGAGACCTACCTGCTCAGGAACCCTCACCTTGTTTCGGACTATAGGTAATTCATCAACTCTTCCTGAggctgggtgggtgggagggagtgAAGTGTCTCAGACTCTACTGAATGGCAGAAACGAGGACAGTAAGAAGTGCAGCCACTTTACTGTCTCTGCCCACTTATCCAACTGCCAGATGATATCACTTCATTCCTGTGAGCCCTTTAAATTCTTGAAagttgctttcttgctttctttttcttctttctttctttcgttcgttctttctttttttttttttttttgagacagagtctcaccctgttgcccaagctggagtgcagtggcgtgatcttggctcactgcaacctccaccttctgcgttcaagcgattctcctgcctcagcctcccaagtagttgggactacaggcgtgcgccaccatgcctggctaattttttttgtatttttagtagagacggggtttcaccatgttggccaggctggtcttgaactactgacctcaagtgatccacctgccttggcttcccaaagtgctaggattacaggtgtgagccattgcctCCAGCTGAAACATGCTTTCTCAAAGGAATTGGGATCATATGCAGGTAGAAGGGACAGACGGTATGTGTTTGCCTGAAGGATAGAATGACAAGACGTGAAGAAAGATAGGAATGACTAAGAGCTAGTCATTCTTGCCAGCCTCTGACAGTGTGAGATCTGCAGCGGTGTTTACTAGTTCATTTTCTGTGAAGTCAGTCCTTGATAATTTGTGgtacaaagaaaggaaataacaagtCTGACAGTAATCTTCCTACCTTTGTAGAAACTCCATCATCCCTTCTGAATCCCCGTTGGCCCTACCCCTGCTGAGGAAGTTTATCAGGGTGGGCTCCCTTCCTGCACTTCCTGCCCTTGGAGACGTTGGAGAGCCCGAATTGAAAGTCTCTTCAGTTAACCACATCTAAGTCCCTTCAGTCCAAAGAGGAAATGGCCACTGGAGTCTGCTTTAGTTCCCACAAGCTTTGGGTTGCTCTTTCCTCCTGTTCACATGTTAATGTCTTTAGAGGTTCAGAGGGGCATGGAAGCTACTGAGAGACTGAGTTCCTGGGGAAAGGAAGATAACTTGTAaccttaaattgttttctttttttttgagacaaagtctcgctctgcagcccaggctggagtgcagtagtgcgatcttggcttactgtaacctctgcctctgggttcaagtgattcacctgccttagcctcctgagtagctgggatcacagacacgcACCACTGTGTCCGGCTAATTATTGTGTTTTtactagaaacagggttttgccatgttggccaggctggtcttgaactcccagcctcaagtgatctgccctccttggcttcttaaagtgctgggattataggtgtgagccaccatgcccagccggtgTTTTTTCTCTGGACCACCAGCCTTTTATTATGTTGATAATATGTATTTGGAGATGATAATTATTATCAAGAACTATACTAAAGAGAGCTGAAAGCAGTGTGGGCTTTGGAAAGTATATGAGATTTGAACTTGGaaagcctgtttttttgtttgttcgtttgtttgttttttgagacaaggacttgctttgtcatccaggctggagtgcagtggcttgatcatagctcatcGTAGCTGGAAGACCTGTTTAAAGCCTCAGATCTACCAGTTATGGGCCAGGCAGGCTGGGCCAATCACTAACCTTGTTGGGCcgctgttttctcttttttttttttttttttttgagacggagtctcgctctttcacccaggctggggtgcagtggcgcgatctcggctcactgcaggctccgccccccagggttcacgccattctcctgcctcagcctcccttgtagctgggactacaggcgcctgccacctcgcccggctaattttttgtatttttagtagagacggggtttcaccgtgttagccaggatggtctcgatctcctgaccttgtgatccgcccgcctcggcctcccaaagtgctgggattacaggcgtgagccaccgcgcccggcccgggccTCTGTTTTCTTACTTGTAAAGCGAAAAATAATAATACCCGACtttacagggttgttgtgagcatCAGTTGTAATAATTTACTATGTGAAGTACTTTTTAAACTGTGAAGCACTCTACAGACAGAAGggattattatcattgttattattattttttttttaatcttccacCTATTCAGCCATCAGTTTTAATGTCAGTAATCTTCAGAGTTTCCGGGAGGCACCAACTGAGTTTCAGTGAATAGATTAGGGCAATCTCTCCACTTCCCATTTCCTTGCTATGATGAGTGGAGATTCTTCAGGCCCTCTGGGAAGAGAGGGGGAGCAGTTGAAAGGGAGTgctagatttatttattcatctggtGAGTGGGCTTCATTGTGTATTGGCATGTGCTAAGTGTTTTGGTAAGCTCTAGGACAAAATGAAAAATCTGCCATCCTCAAGAATCTGAGAGCCTAACTGGGAAAATGGCCTTGATGACAATGTCATGGTAACAATACTAACCACAAGGTGTCCTTAGGAGCCCCAGTAAAGTGCGGTTGTTGGTTCTCAAAGTCTAtttcctagggaaaaaaaaaaattatatatagatagatagatagatagatagatagatagatagatagatagtgtTAGCTCCAGCCACCACTGAGTCAGGAGAGGCTTTCTAGGCAAAGACATCTAAGTTCAGAATCCTTGTGATCCAGATGCCTGTACCCTTTGAGTTCAGAGGTGGGCCAGGatatctcaggtatttctttcctTTAGCATCTTGCAATTCAAAATATCGTCCTTGAATCAAcatcacctgagagcttgttaAACAGAGAAGACAAGGCTACTTCaaattctatttctgtcttttatGTTAGTCATTTGGGTTCTTAAGTCatttcactgtaacctctgggGGAACTAGGGGATTCTTTAGGGAAGTTTCCATTCTCTGAGTTGTTTTCAGAAACCGTTAGTTGGCAAAGGATATACTATCTCCTATTAAACGGGCAAGGACGAGTTCCCTTTTTTGAGTTCCCTTAAGATCTCTTCCTGGGGTGATCTAGGCTTGCTGTTTTATGAGGGAGGGACACATTTACACAGGGGCAAGAACTAGTCTTTTAATCCATTGTTGCATAGGGGAGGCGTGGGCACTTGGAGTTGTCTTAGGACTGATGTCTGAATTAACTAAATGAACTTGTCTGGTTTGCAGAGTGCTGATGGCAGAGATCGGTGAGGATTTGGATAAATCTGATGTGTCCTCATTAATtttcctcatgaaggattacatGGGCCGAGGCAAGATAAGCAAAGAGAAggtgagttttcttcttttggttcGTGATCCCAGGAGCCTATCAGAAGTGGGAGCTACTCTTTTTGATACAGAGAGAGGAAAGCAGGCAGTCTGCCGCCACTATAGTGGGAGTCAGACATCTCAGGTGGCTTTTAAATAACATGAATGGGAAGAGAATTGGTTTATGAATTGAAGAAATAGGATAATAATATCTTCTGGTGTGGCCTTCAATGTTTCTTTCATCCTTGGATTTTATccttatttctgtaaaattcaTAGGTCTGGCTCATATGTTTCCCTCCCTGGTTTGATGGGGGTGTGGGGAAGACATCCCATCTGCTTGTGCTGGGTGGAAACAGGAAGGAGGTGCTAGTCCACTATAGTATCGCTCTCCTACTGCCATCTATTTCTCCTCAGCTTACTCAAGGTCATTGTGGGGTCTAGGCTGCATGTAggaatggggtggggggaggttcTTGTGACTGATATATCTGGGAAATGGTAAAAGTAGAGATTTAGAATTGAAAACCAggaggccagatgcggtggctcacgcctgtaatcccagcactttgggggggctgaggtgggtggatcacaaggtcaggagatcgagaccaacctggctaacacggtgaaactctatctctactaaaaatacaaaaaaaagtagccgggcatggtggcgggtgcttgtggtctcagctactcgggaggctgaggcaagagaatggcatgaacctgggaggcggagcttgcagtgagctgagatggcaccactgcactccaccctgggtgacagcaagactccctctcaaaaaaaaaaaaaaaggaagaaaagaagaccaGGTAGTGGTGAAGATCTCAGGGATGTCATGATtgctagaaaaatatttaaaatccatggccaggcacggtggcttacgcctgtaatcctagcactttgggagaccgaggtgggtggatcacctgaggtcaggagtttgagaccagcctcgccaacctggtgaaactctgtctctactaaaaatacaaaaaattagccgggcgtggccgggcgcggtggctcacgcttgtaatcccagcactttgggaggccgaggcgggcggatcacgaggtcaggagatccagaccacggtgaaaccccgtctctactaaaaatagaaaaaattagccgggcgtggtggcgggcgcctgtagtcccagctactcggagaggctgaggcaggagaatggcgtgaacccgggaggcggggcttgcagtgagccgagatcgtgccactgcatccagcctgggcgacagagcgagactccgtctcaaaaaaaaaaaaaaaaaaaaaaaaaaaaaaaaaaaaattagctgggcgtggtggtaggcacctataatcccagctacaggaggtggaggcaggagaatcacttgaacctgggaggcagaggttgcagtgagccgagattgcactattgcactccagcctgggtgacagagcaagactccgtctcaagaaaaaaaatttttttttaaactccagtTGGCCTAGCACAATGGCtcatgggcacagtggctcatgcctgtaatcccagcactttgggaggctgagccgggcagatcacttgaggtcaggagttcgagaccagcctggccaacatggcaaaacccccatctctactaaaagtacaaaaattagctgggcgtggtggtgggcgcctataatcccagctacttgggaggctgaggcaggagaattgcttgaacccgggaggcggaggttgcagtgagccaagattgtgctattgcactccagcctgggctacagagccagactccatctcaaaaataaaataaataaaataaaataaaaaataaaataaaataaaataaaataaaataaaataaaaaacattccaGTTGGCCCTACGTGGTACTGTTGACCTAAGGATAGGCCAGGAAATGTTTGAGAACCTATTGTTTCTAAAATATGACAATAGGTCCTCAAAATAGGCAGGCCAGTGCCTGCCTGTAACGATTCAGATAAGTCATTGCTTGAGAATTTCCTCGTGTTCCTAATGATTGTAGTTTTGTTTCTTAGGTCCCATCAAATGCAAAATGGGAAGGAAAATGAAACTAGAACTCCCTTTTTGGTTTCTCCTAGTAATTGTCTCTCCCagccatttatatatatttaaattatgattattattttcaaaaataaagatagCACTTCAGTAACTAAATGTTAAATGCAAAGGAAATAGATCCCAAAGCAATGCCTGTTTCTGAAATATCGTTCGTTCATAATCACCGTGGCCCAAGGTAAATGAATAGCAGAATACTCAAACCTTGTTGTAATTTCACTTTTTCATAACCCCCTGAGTCAGAACGACAGAATGAGTTGGAAGGCCCAGCATTGATTCAAATATTTTGGAAACTTTAAAACTATAACGTGATTTTTCTCATAAAGTCTTCCCCAGCtacctttcttctccctttttcaGAGAAGCCCTTAGAGTTTTTCACTATGACACCAGCCTGGccttttggaaaataataaactCAAGGAGGGTTCTCTTTTCAGCCCTGCTCTTTCACGGTCCTTCTCAATGACACAACATGGCACACGTGTCTGCCTGCAACCAAGGAGCAGATTGATGACCAAAAGACTTACCACCACCTCTGTTCTGAGTAAAAATCAGGAGTCTAAGTTGCTCATGACAGAGATATCTGGTTTAAGATCACTGAAGGTCACTGAAAGGGCTCATCTTGTCACCTTTTCTTACTGCTATAAATCACATGGACTGAGGTTTGCATTTGGGGCTTATTAGTCagctttattattatcattttttttgagacagggtctctctgccgcccaggctggagtgccgtggcgcaatcacagctcactattgCCTtgacctctgggttcaagtgatcctccacctctgcctcctgagtagctgggaccacaggtgtgtgccaacacactcagcttatttttttattttttgtagagatgggggtctcgctattttgctcaggctggtctcaaactcttgggctcaagcagtcttcccacctcagcctcccaaagtgctgggattacaggcatgagcttctGCACCTGGCCTAGCTAGCTCTAttgacatttgttttttgttggtggTTCTCTTAGAGTTTCTTGGACCTTGTGGTCGAGTTGGAGAAACTAAATCTGGTTGCCCCAGATCAACTGGATTTATTAGAAAAATGCCTAAAGAACATCCACAGAATAGACCTGAAGACAAAAATCCAGAAGTACAAGCAGTCTGGTAAGAATTTTGGCCTCTCAGTGGTCTACAGGAAGTACTCTGTGCATGGGGGTGGGCATGATTGGTAAAGATTCATTTGTTGGATAGGTGGATGGAATGGAACCCGGATGACCAAAGCCTCCTTTAGCTTGTGGCTAGAAATCACGTCCCTTTATATTCTTCATATCCCAGATGTGCCAACTCCATTGCCCTGTATATTCATGATCTCTGCAAAATGCTGCCAAGCAGTTCTTAACATTTCAGTCTTCAAGAAAGAATCTGGGATCTGCACAGGCTGGCAGAGCTATGGACATTCAGGGGTTTTGCATGTATGCTGAACCCTACTGCCTTGCTCTGGTATTTGGCCTCACAACCACTATCCAACTTCGGGTGATGTCACTTGGGTCTCATACCTTCCTTGCATGTGTCCCAAGTTTCACAAAACCTCCTTATGGAAAAGAGCACATTCGATTTCTTCCTTGATAAAAGGGACCAGATTCACAATGCCCTTCTCCCTTACTTGTATTCCTCATTGTCTTTTAGACTCAGCATCAACTTGGGCTCTGTTAGCAAGTTCACTGCCACCATAGCATCATAGCCTAAAGGGCATGGCTGAGACTCATTGATCTATAGAGCACTCTTTTACCCCAACACACTCTAAATGACTGATCAAAGATCGAGaacagaagtagcatttttactccattcttttttttgttttttgagacctgCTTGATTTATTCCGATTATTTATCACACAGTGACACAACAGTGATCCCAAAGTGTGCAAAGTTAAAGCCTTCAACTGCAGCTGAGGAGAGGGCAGGAATGGTACACTTGGGGATGGTGGTGAGTCAGGAATGACAGGCAGGCGGCCATGACCAGGGCAGCCTCCTTCCCAGGGCCAGGGACTGGGGAGTGGCCTGAGGAGCAGGACCCAAGGGTAGCCCAGGGCCGGGGAAGGGGGCAGAGACCTCCCCTTGGCCTAGGTCTGGAACTCAGAAGTGCCACATGGCTGAGGGGGCAGCGGCCTGGTAAGGGccagaggcagggccaggagaGCACCATTTCCTGGggggctggggacagggaggCACCCTATAGGAGAAGCCAGGAGGGGCCGTCTGCCCCTGGGGTTGGGGCTGGGCTGGAGCAGGCTGCAGCAAGAAAGACCTGAGGCAGGCGCAGGGCCTGAGAGCTCGGCTGGCTGGGTTCAGGGGGGCTCCTAGGGCAGCCTGGCCCAGGGAGCAGTCCTGACTCTGCAGGGGATGCCCAGCGAGGGGGGCTGCAAACCCCTCAgagcctcccctcctctctccctggaAAGGAGCTGGGGAACCCGTAGTGCAAATCTGTGGACCACTCAGTTATGGAGTGAGGCTGTGCCCAAAGGTGGACACTGGGGTGCACTCCCTCCACCACCTCGCCCTGCACCGCTGTCCTCAGTACAGCCACTTCTCCTAAGAGTGCAGGCCATGGATGCTGACATGGTCCGCTTCTCAAACTTGAGCTCCCCTGAGTACATCATGGACTGAAGGACAGACAGGCTGCGGGCCTTGATATCCTGGCAGCCGTGCTGGATGCCCAATATGAGGTAGGGCACGAACTTCTGAATGGACCCTTTGTCCTGGATGGAGCCCGAGACACCCTGCATGATCTTCACCTTATCCCCGTCGTTGAAGTATTGCTtctggctgctgctgctcttcTCCATGGCATTCAGTGAGCCCATGTCCCGGTACTTCTTGAGCTGCATTCCGTCTGAGAAGAAGTACTCGCCGGGGGCCTCCATGGTGGCGGCCAGCAGGGAGCCCGTTATCACTGTGGAGGCTCCTAGGGCCAAGGCCTTGACCACATGCCCCACGGTCTGGATGCCACCATCGGCTATGATGGGCACACCAAAGCGCTGGGTATGCTTGGCCACCTTGTACACAGCAGTGCCCTGGGGCCGACTGCAGGCCATCACTTCCTGGGTGATGTAGATGGAGCCGTGCAGCCCATGCCCACGCGCAGCCCATCGACACCAGCGTCAATCAGGTTGTTGGCCTGGGCTCCTGTCACCATGTTCCCCCCAATCACCTGGAGGTGGGGTACTTTTGTTTGATGTAATGCACCATGGCGATCTGATACACCGAGTTCCCTTGGGATGAGTCCAAGCCTATGACGTCAACGCCCACCTGGGTGAGCAGGTCCAGGCGGTATTTATCATCCTTATgggtgcccacagctgccctgcACATCAGCTGCTCATGGGGAATCCTTGGAGGCCACAGGGTAGTCTCGGTTCTTCTTCAGGGCAGTGCCGGTGATAATGGCCACCAGCTCATCGCGATCATTGACGATAGGCAGCTTCCCTTTCTTGCTAAGCTGCAGGATCTCATTTGCCTCTTTCAACCTCACACTGCTGGAGCCACCACTAGCTCGATCCTTGGTGTCATCACCTCACTGAGGAGGGTGGTGTGGTCCTTCTCAGCAAGAAAGTCGATGTCTCGGGAGGCGACGATGCCCACCAGCTTGCTGCCCATGGTGCCCGTCTCAGTGATGGGGATGCCGGAGAAGCTATGCCGCATCTTGGCCTCCAGCACATCACCCACAGTGTGTGAGGGGCTCAGCACCACGGGGTGCGTGATAAAGCCCTGTTCAAACTTCTTGACCTTCTGCACCTCACTGGCCTGGAACTCTGAGGTGCAGTTGTGGTGAATGAAACCAGTACCTCCCATCAGAGCCATCGCGATGGCCATGTCGGCCTCTGTTACAGTGTCCATGGGGGAGGAGATCAGCTGCGTCTTCAGCATGACCATCGGGTCAGGGCTGAGGTCAGGTCCAACTCATCAGCTATGAAGTATATGAATCCTGGGAGAATCAAGAAGTCGTTGTAGGTGAGTCCCTCGTCGCTGGCGAAGAGCTGCTGCGcggtgtggggaaaagaaagagatcagattgttac comes from the Symphalangus syndactylus isolate Jambi chromosome 8, NHGRI_mSymSyn1-v2.1_pri, whole genome shotgun sequence genome and includes:
- the CFLAR gene encoding CASP8 and FADD-like apoptosis regulator isoform X4; its protein translation is MSAEVIHQVEEALDTDEKEMLLFLCRDVAIDVVPPNVRDLLDILRERGKLSVGDLAELLYRVRRFDLLKRILKMDRKAVETYLLRNPHLVSDYRVLMAEIGEDLDKSDVSSLIFLMKDYMGRGKISKEKSFLDLVVELEKLNLVAPDQLDLLEKCLKNIHRIDLKTKIQKYKQSGGWNGTRMTKASFSLWLEITSLYILHIPDVPTPLPCIFMISAKCCQAVLNISVFKKESGICTGWQSYGHSGVLHVC